The Candidatus Binatia bacterium genome window below encodes:
- a CDS encoding ATP-binding protein: MAAIRNNPFGQLPPLPATHFKLFFYGAVLRLITCLCRVHGSFEKVVEQFPFLAGYNNELVGLGLEDLSLEEAESHWYTWLQEWEARAREHLPLRALSEASGISNATATLLLTIGLIEEDARFGLLFDAMQAAPSQHRPTLGLLSAWWPDADGGTESRDKLRQLQELGLLQVVNPDAPRLEWALQVPGPLWDAMRGEVREEITPWAHYRPPEQLATHDELILPDALRQSLTTVSALLASGDARALVIRGPQHNGRRTVAGAVARGLGLGMLEINGLGKGDDGRWRLIRPLAALLHALPVVVLDLAPGETAELPPVTKDGDPLVVVLGQQGGLCGPGAECALTVTLEIPDTDARRLHWIADFGANTITDLDQISGQVRMTSGNIRRAARLARSYAALAERETITLADVQQASRTLNRQVLETLAAPVPVSGDWNHLAVGTETKNELHTLELRCRHRERLQTSAGVPLEGQLNVGVRVLFSGPSGTGKTLAARLLASVLQMDLYRLDLSAVVNKYIGETEKNLSQIFARAEELNVILLLDEGDALLTQRTGVQTANDRYANLETNYLLQRIESFSGILLVTTNAAEHIDSAFQRRMDVVIDFRPPDVAERWSIWQLHLPADHVLDPSLLNEVVCRCALSGSQIRNAALHAALLALNDGGIVTAAYLEEAVRREYRKAGGVCPLKSR, encoded by the coding sequence ATGGCTGCAATCCGAAACAATCCGTTCGGTCAACTACCACCACTGCCTGCGACGCATTTCAAATTGTTTTTCTATGGAGCAGTGTTGCGCCTCATCACCTGCCTGTGCCGTGTCCACGGCTCTTTCGAGAAAGTTGTCGAACAGTTCCCATTTCTCGCCGGATATAACAACGAGCTGGTCGGACTTGGACTCGAGGATCTGTCATTGGAGGAAGCCGAGTCTCATTGGTATACGTGGCTTCAAGAGTGGGAAGCCCGAGCTCGTGAACATCTTCCGTTGCGTGCCTTGAGCGAGGCGTCCGGCATCAGTAATGCGACGGCCACACTGCTCCTAACCATCGGGTTGATCGAAGAAGACGCTCGTTTCGGTCTGCTGTTTGATGCGATGCAAGCGGCGCCAAGCCAGCATCGTCCGACCCTGGGATTGCTCAGCGCTTGGTGGCCCGATGCGGATGGCGGCACCGAGTCGCGCGACAAGCTCCGCCAGCTGCAAGAACTCGGCCTTTTACAGGTCGTTAACCCCGATGCCCCGCGCCTTGAGTGGGCGCTGCAGGTCCCAGGGCCGCTGTGGGACGCAATGCGGGGTGAGGTGCGCGAGGAGATCACGCCGTGGGCACACTATCGCCCGCCCGAGCAGTTGGCCACGCATGACGAACTGATCCTGCCTGACGCACTGCGGCAGTCATTGACAACAGTGTCGGCGCTGCTCGCGTCGGGCGACGCGCGGGCGTTGGTGATCCGCGGTCCACAGCATAACGGCCGGCGGACTGTCGCGGGGGCGGTCGCGCGCGGGCTTGGGCTCGGGATGCTCGAGATCAACGGATTGGGAAAGGGCGACGATGGGCGGTGGCGGCTGATCCGACCGCTGGCGGCCCTGTTGCACGCGCTGCCGGTTGTCGTCCTGGATCTCGCGCCAGGGGAGACTGCCGAGCTGCCACCCGTAACCAAGGACGGCGACCCATTGGTGGTCGTGCTCGGTCAGCAAGGAGGACTATGCGGTCCGGGCGCTGAGTGTGCGCTCACTGTGACACTCGAAATTCCTGACACGGACGCGCGCCGTTTGCATTGGATAGCCGACTTTGGCGCGAATACTATCACCGACCTGGATCAAATAAGCGGACAGGTGCGCATGACCAGCGGCAACATTCGCCGCGCCGCGAGGCTCGCCCGTTCATATGCTGCACTGGCCGAACGCGAAACGATAACACTTGCGGACGTACAACAGGCCAGCCGTACGCTGAATCGGCAGGTGCTGGAAACATTGGCTGCTCCTGTTCCTGTCAGTGGCGACTGGAATCACTTGGCAGTTGGTACGGAAACGAAGAATGAGCTGCACACCCTCGAACTCCGCTGTCGGCATCGTGAGCGCTTGCAGACGTCAGCGGGCGTCCCTCTAGAAGGGCAGTTGAACGTCGGCGTGCGGGTGCTCTTCAGCGGCCCTAGCGGGACGGGCAAGACCCTCGCCGCGCGCTTGCTGGCGTCGGTCCTGCAAATGGATCTCTACCGGCTCGACCTCTCAGCGGTAGTGAACAAATACATCGGCGAGACCGAAAAGAATTTGAGCCAGATATTCGCCCGCGCCGAGGAGCTCAATGTCATCTTGCTGCTGGATGAGGGCGACGCGCTGCTCACGCAACGCACGGGCGTCCAGACGGCGAATGACCGGTATGCCAACCTGGAAACAAATTATCTGCTGCAACGAATCGAATCCTTCTCCGGCATTCTCCTGGTTACCACGAATGCCGCCGAGCACATCGACAGCGCATTTCAGCGCCGCATGGACGTGGTCATTGATTTTCGCCCACCGGATGTGGCCGAGCGCTGGTCCATCTGGCAACTGCATCTCCCGGCCGATCATGTCCTTGACCCGTCTCTGCTCAATGAGGTCGTCTGTCGCTGCGCGTTGAGCGGCAGTCAGATCCGCAACGCCGCCCTGCATGCCGCGCTGTTGGCCCTAAACGACGGAGGCATCGTCACAGCGGCCTACCTGGAAGAGGCGGTGCGCCGCGAGTACCGCAAGGCAGGCGGGGTTTGCCCTTTGAAGAGCAGATAA